In the Halococcus sediminicola genome, ACCTGAACGCGCCGCGCTCGGCCCCGATGGCGGCGACCTGTGCGTTCTTCTCGACGGTGAGGTCGGGGAAGATCGAGGCGGTCTGGAAGGACTTGCTGATGCCGCGCTGGGTGATTTCGTGGGGACTGAGTCCGGTGATCGATTCGTCCTTGAAGCGAATGTCGCCCTCCGATTCGTCGAGATTGCGCGTGATGAGGTTGATCAGGGTGGATTTGCCCGCGCCGTTCGGCCCGATGAGGCTGACGCGCTCGCCCTGCTCGATGGCGATATTCACGTCGTCGGTCGCGGTGAGACCGCCGAAGCGCTTGACGAGACCGTCGGTTTCGAGCAGCGCCATCAGCGATCCCTCCCGGTGAGCCGCGCCCCGGCGTCGGTGAGCAGCCCCCAGATGCCGCGCGGTGCGAACACGACCACGGCGACGAAGACGAGTCCGAGGATGAGATGCCAGAACGGGCCGATGGTATCGAACCCGCTGACGATGACCTCGACGTAGAGATAGAGCGCCGCGCCGATCATCGGCCCGATGATCGAGCCGACACCCCCGAGGACGGTCATGATGACGACTTCGCCGCTGGTCGTCCAATAGAGCGATTCGAGCGGGACGTAGCCGCCGTGGATCGTGAACAGACTGCCCGCGACGCCCGCAAAGGCTCCCGAGAGCACGAAACTCATCAGTTTGTACCGTCGGACGTCGAGACCGACGAACTCCGCGCGCTGTTCGTTCTCGCGGATGGCGCGAAAGACCAGTCCGTAGGGCGAGTTGAGGATGCGATAGAGCACCACCACACTGAGCACCGTCAAAAGCCCGATGAAGGCGTACATCCAGTTGCCGAGCAACAGTCCGCCAATGGAGGGCAGTTCGCTCCCGAGGTCGAACGTGCCGAACAGTTCGCCGATCTCGACGTCGGTGAAGCCGTTCTCGCCGCCGGTCAGCGTCGAGAGCGGCCCGAGCGCGACGTAGTAGATCATCTGAGCGAACGCGAGCGTGAGGATGGCGAAGTAGATGCCGCCGCGGCGCAGCGAGAGCACGCCGAACAGCCACGCCAGCACGACCGCCGCGACCGTCCCCACGAGCACCAACACGACTGGCGAGCCGACGACGTTCGCGCTGACCCAGCCGGCGGCGTAGGCCGCGACGCCCCAGAAGGCCGCGTGACCGAACGAGAGGAGTCCAGTGTAGCCCAACACGAGGTTGAACCCGATGGCGAAGATGCCCCAGATCAACATCAGCGACGCGAGTTCCTGATAGCCCTGCAGCGCCGGACTGATGACCGGTGCGCGCGCGAAGAGGTAGGGAAAGAGCACGACGCCGAGCACGGTGAGGACGAACACGGTCGTCTCGCGGTCGCGGACCGCCTGCCAGCGAGCGCGGAATCCCGTCTCTCCCTCGCCGACGCTCTCGTTCGCGGTGCCGCCGTCGGTGCCGGTCCGCCCGGTTGGTTCGTCGCTCACGAGACGTCCACCTCGCTGCCGAGCAGTCCCTGCGGGCGCACGAGCAGAATGACCGCGGCGATGGCGTAGATGCCGACCTGTGACCACTGCGAGAAGCCGTAGTTGATGCCGAGTGCGGGTATCACGAGGTTCCACTGGATGAGAAAGGCCTGTGTCATCCCGAGTGTCAGCCCACCGAGCACCGCTCCCCGAATACTGCCGAGACCGCCGATGACGACGGTGAGGAACGCGGGAACCAGAATGTCGGTGCCGACGTTCGGGTTCACGGGATTGAGCGGACCGCCGACCACGCCGGCGATACCGGCGAGCGCCGCGCCGATGCCGAAGACGACGATGTACGGGCGTGTGATCTTCACGCCGAGCAGGCGCACCATCTCCGCGTCCTGCGTGCCCGCGCGCACGATGAGTCCGAAGTCGGTGAACTCGATGAGCGCGTAGACGACGAGCACCAGTATCGCGGTGATGGCGATGACCCACAGCCGCCACTGCGGGAAGTTTCCGACGACCGGCAGCGAGACGGGACCGGAGGCCCAGCCGGGCTGGTCGAACGGGAGGCTCTGGCCGCCGAAGAGCACGCGAAACAGCTCTTGAATCGCGATGGCGATGCCGAAGGTAAGCAGTATCTGGTCGGTGTCGGCCCGGTCGTAGAAGGGCCGCGCGACGAAGCGCTCCATCAGGAGACCGATGGCGAAGACGAACAGCGGGACGACCACGAGTGCGACGAGAAAGCCGAGGTCCAATCCCACCTGCGAGAAGCCCCAGTCGGCGAGCTTCCCGTTCGTGAGCGAGATCTCCTGTGAGACCAACAGTCCCACGTAGAGCCCGACGAGATAGAGCGCGCCGTGGGCGAAGTTCACGAACTTGAGGGTGCCGAGGATGATCGATAGTCCGACCGCCAGCAGGACGTAGATCGCGCCCTGCTGGAAGCCGTTGAGCAGAATGACTATCATATCGGAGAGCAGACTCATCGGCGAACCTCCCCTGGTTCGGTGCGGTGCGGTCGTGCTGTCGTTGGGGCGTATCGTCGCGGATTCATGAACGGTGATGACACGGATGATCGGCAGGTGACCCAGAGCGGAGTCACTCGTAATCGCCGAGTTCGCATTCGGCGGCCGGGCCGCCGTCGCAAGGGTAGCCGAGGTCCTTTCGCGAGGTGAGGTTCACGATCTCGATGAAGTTGCCCTCGGTCTGTTCGCTTTTGGGCAGGCCGCGGGCGACCGGCACCGCGCGCTGGGCCTGATGGTCGCATTTGCGCATCAACTCGGGCCCCATCCCGACGTTGTCGTACTCGTACCCCTCTAACTGTTTGATGACTTCCGGCGGGTAGAACGTCCCCGCACGCTCGACAGCCGCCGCGTAGTTCAGCGTCTGTGCGTAGGCGAGCTGTGCCGGTCCCGACGGGATCCGGTCGTACTCGTTCTGGAAGGCTTTGGTGAACTGCTTGGTGGGTTTGTTGTCGATCTGTGAATCCCACGCGATGGTCCCGAAGATGCCCTCGATGGCCCCGCCCGCGGCCTGTGCCATCGGGCGGTTGTAGAGCGGGACGACGATCTCCATGTTCTGGTCGATGCCGGCGTCGACCGCCTGCGTAAGCGACGTCGAGCCGTCGAGCCCGTAGTGGTTGAGAAAGAGGACGTCCGCGTCCGAGTTCGCCGCTTCCGAGAGATACGAGGAGTAATCGGAGGTTCCGAGCGGGGTGGCCACGCTGTCGACCTGCGTCCAGCCGGCCTCCTCGAAGAACTTCTTCATCGAAGCCTGCTGGGTCTGGCCCCACGTGTAGTCGGCGTACAGCTGGTAGAACTTCTTGTTCTTGCCGTACTCCTCGGTGACGACCGGCGCGAGCGCCTGCCCGGTCATGTAGGCGTTGAACACCTCGCGGAAACTGTAGCGCACGCAGTCCTTCCCCGTGGTGTCGTTCGAGTGGGTCAGACAGCACATGAACTGCACCTTGTTGTCCTGGGCGACGCCCTGCTGGGCGATCGCCACCGCACTCGACGAGCCACCCGAAAACATGATGACGCCGTCCCGGTTCACCATTCGCGAGGCCGACTGGGTGGCGGTGTCGGCGTCGGTCGCGGTGTCGCCCTTGACCGAATCGATCTGCATGCCGAGTACGCCGTCGCCCGAGAGGTCGTCGAACTGCGAGTCGACCCAACCGCCGCCGTTGTTCAGGTGTTTCTTCGCGAGGTTGTAGGCTCTGAGTTCGTCCTCGCCCTCCGCAGAGTACGGTCCCGAGGTGGGGACGTTGAACCCGAATATCGCCTTGTCGCCCTGAATCGGGAAGTTGCCGAGCGAGGGATAGTCCTTGCCACCGCCACCACCGCCGCCACCAGAACCGTTCCCGCCGCCGGAACCACCACCGCCGGAGCCGTTCCCACCGCCGCCACCGGAGCCGTTTCCGCCGCCACCGCCACCGAGGCAACCCGCCATCCCGGCGATGCCGGCGGCGCTTCCCGCGCCGGCCAGTTTCAGCACGTCACGGCGGCTCCGTCCCGTGTTATCTCGTTTCACGGTCTCACGTTGCAGAACGCCATAATAAGTCTTGCGCTCGCTCCCTAGTCATCACCTTATTCTTTATAGATTCCGGGCTTTTTCATGCCAAATAAGAATGCGAGAAACGAACATGGAGTTTCACTCGCTTCC is a window encoding:
- a CDS encoding substrate-binding protein, which translates into the protein MAGCLGGGGGGNGSGGGGGNGSGGGGSGGGNGSGGGGGGGGKDYPSLGNFPIQGDKAIFGFNVPTSGPYSAEGEDELRAYNLAKKHLNNGGGWVDSQFDDLSGDGVLGMQIDSVKGDTATDADTATQSASRMVNRDGVIMFSGGSSSAVAIAQQGVAQDNKVQFMCCLTHSNDTTGKDCVRYSFREVFNAYMTGQALAPVVTEEYGKNKKFYQLYADYTWGQTQQASMKKFFEEAGWTQVDSVATPLGTSDYSSYLSEAANSDADVLFLNHYGLDGSTSLTQAVDAGIDQNMEIVVPLYNRPMAQAAGGAIEGIFGTIAWDSQIDNKPTKQFTKAFQNEYDRIPSGPAQLAYAQTLNYAAAVERAGTFYPPEVIKQLEGYEYDNVGMGPELMRKCDHQAQRAVPVARGLPKSEQTEGNFIEIVNLTSRKDLGYPCDGGPAAECELGDYE
- a CDS encoding branched-chain amino acid ABC transporter permease, encoding MSDEPTGRTGTDGGTANESVGEGETGFRARWQAVRDRETTVFVLTVLGVVLFPYLFARAPVISPALQGYQELASLMLIWGIFAIGFNLVLGYTGLLSFGHAAFWGVAAYAAGWVSANVVGSPVVLVLVGTVAAVVLAWLFGVLSLRRGGIYFAILTLAFAQMIYYVALGPLSTLTGGENGFTDVEIGELFGTFDLGSELPSIGGLLLGNWMYAFIGLLTVLSVVVLYRILNSPYGLVFRAIRENEQRAEFVGLDVRRYKLMSFVLSGAFAGVAGSLFTIHGGYVPLESLYWTTSGEVVIMTVLGGVGSIIGPMIGAALYLYVEVIVSGFDTIGPFWHLILGLVFVAVVVFAPRGIWGLLTDAGARLTGRDR
- a CDS encoding branched-chain amino acid ABC transporter permease translates to MSLLSDMIVILLNGFQQGAIYVLLAVGLSIILGTLKFVNFAHGALYLVGLYVGLLVSQEISLTNGKLADWGFSQVGLDLGFLVALVVVPLFVFAIGLLMERFVARPFYDRADTDQILLTFGIAIAIQELFRVLFGGQSLPFDQPGWASGPVSLPVVGNFPQWRLWVIAITAILVLVVYALIEFTDFGLIVRAGTQDAEMVRLLGVKITRPYIVVFGIGAALAGIAGVVGGPLNPVNPNVGTDILVPAFLTVVIGGLGSIRGAVLGGLTLGMTQAFLIQWNLVIPALGINYGFSQWSQVGIYAIAAVILLVRPQGLLGSEVDVS